One Oncorhynchus clarkii lewisi isolate Uvic-CL-2024 chromosome 32, UVic_Ocla_1.0, whole genome shotgun sequence DNA window includes the following coding sequences:
- the LOC139392336 gene encoding protein FAM83H-like: protein MAHRSQSSDFGDNPLDPNFLPPHYREEYRLAIDALVETDLQGYYEFLQKADVVDFLCQPEMEHIKTTVQTPSQASNVPELSYHEADADGSSDTYWPLHSDTAAPGLDLGWPLQVHSFIGPTEVTTLVNPSDPDMPSIKEQARRLIKNAQHVIAVVMDMFTDVDLFADLLDATARHVPVYILLDEQNAHHFVSMVTNCKINLDLVHMMRVRTVAGMTYFCRTGKSFKGQVKDRFLLADCRAVLSGNYSFMWSYEKLHRCIAHLFLGELVTTFDEEFRILFAQSQPLTVDHALVPVSSDSSSSSYYGNQFGMKGPLRHPLGFQRHTPELTGYPFGGGGETERSAFRRDDLFRHAIESGGLNLGTFAASQQFRMQQSFLEQGRSMVSRQMEISASDYKGQSNAEGTQESYSSSRQYMKHRVINNQEETEQHYHREQSQSSHYYQGGEGPGLMPGLGSGLGSGLGSGLGSGLGSGLGGHGSGHGHYDRLRNRPALDQYSDSGYPHEEPPGPEDYGRDYLSSQDLKHNPGPPPAGGRYGGGSDHKRPTVGQPYVCQSSPTHPNPPEKQLFPVPAVADQDPKARQGLRSWRINSYLSTYEDTGEEGLPQPLGPDAFQDPESEGNPYASEGSVSRFEAREPPNVPSKPRPDIRPPRYGKPFMPESTRKDGADSRNIERERAREKDREREVGGREVGVDVEMPSSREASGEVVLSKHESFRTRINPMLQRSSRLRSSLIFSSSKTETHLGGLGMKVANEEDEESDMLHTTSIVQQILEKRFSREPFEWRKKAEENEREKKKKDEEKEVVLKEEAMPPIVAPASIEPPQPLNMNDPANRLQYFKELAAKRNASKEAAMKGPLQKTPDLSNTTSSTTSSSITTSSPSSSSTTTSSFSITTSSPSSSSSTTTSSPTTSSSTTTSSPTPSSSSTTNTSSSTTTSSPTTSSSTTTSSTTTSSTTTTSSTPNPSPTTISAPKVPSFSVIAPEPAPMKPQVPATLERTRKLSITSRFKTFEPSTTTVQRKDSSSESQRKDSSSESQRKDSSSESQRKDSSSESQRKDSSSESQRKDSSSESQRKDKEPSKILKPFSSLKPFKSSHPRRVSCDEETLTTDATDAEKSELKKSRSQSLSSMSRAESKEGKNLGSSTSLNTLGGEGKVDTKPLDFLKKQTQKLKGFLGPKDKKSSGGVTSASSGDNKTMRTVVESSEESGAAASRLGSSSTADAKATDYVTSSDNHKMTGPSRYQTSSGSVLFSSNLRDDTKVILEQISANSQKNRLERGGGGGGGEEAGGEKEVDMAGEKGGLERNPLLGRNRFLRPQGNPQERDSLLKRMESMRKEKKVYSRFEMGNNLG from the exons GGTTACTATGAGTTCCTTCAGAAAGCAGACGTGGTGGACTTCCTTTGTCAACCGGAGATGGAACACATCAAGACCACCGTCCAGACACCCAGCCAGGCCTCCAACGTACCAGAGCTGTCTTACCATGAG GCAGACGCAGACGGCTCGTCTGACACCTACTGGCCGTTGCACTCTGACACGGCGGCCCCGGGGTTGGACCTGGGCTGGCCCCTCCAGGTACACAGCTTCATCGGCCCCACAGAGGTCACGACCCTGGTCAACCCCAGCGACCCCGACATGCCCAGCATCAAGGAGCAGGCCAGGAGGCTCATCAAGAACGCACAACAT GTGATTGCCGTGGTGATGGACATGTTTACAGATGTGGATCTGTTTGCTGATTTGCTGGACGCCACGGCGCGTCACGTCCCCGTCTACATCCTATTGGACGAACAGAACGCCCATCACTTCGTCTCCATGGTGACTAACTGCAAGATCAACCTAGACCTTGTCCAT atgaTGCGTGTGCGGACTGTGGCGGGGATGACGTATTTCTGTCGGACAGGGAAGTCGTTTAAAGGACAGGTGAAAGACCGCTTCCTATTGGCTGACTGCAGGGCCGTGCTCAGCGGAAACTACAG ttTCATGTGGTCCTATGAGAAGCTGCATCGCTGCATCGCTCATCTCTTCCTGGGAGAACTAGTCACCACCTTTGATGAGGAGTTCCGCATCCTGTTCGCCCAATCACAGCCTCTCACCGTAGACCACGCCCTAGTGCCCGTCTCCtctgacagcagcagcagcagttacTACGGCAACCAGTTCGGCATGAAGGGGCCCCTTCGACACCCTCTGGGTTTTCAACGACACACCCCGGAACTTACGGGCTACCCCttcggaggaggaggagaaactgaGCGTTCTGCATTCCGTAGGGATGACCTGTTCCGACATGCCATAGAATCTGGAGGACTGAATCTTGGGACGTTTGCAGCGTCGCAGCAGTTCAGGATGCAGCAGTCCTTCCTGGAGCAGGGTCGCTCCATGGTCTCCAG GCAGATGGAGATAAGTGCCAGTGACTATAAGGGCCAAAGCAACGCAGAGGGAACCCAGGAGAGCTACTCCTCGTCCAGACAATACATGAAGCACAGAGTCATCAACAACCAGGAGGAGACAGAGCAGCACTACCACAG GGAGCAGAGCCAGTCCAGCCACTACTACCAGGGTGGTGAGGGACCTGGGTTAATGCCGGGGCTGGGCTCAGGGCTGGGCTCAGGGCTGGGCTCAGGGCTAGGCTCAGGGCTAGGCTCAGGGCTGGGAGGACATGGGTCGGGCCATGGACACTACGACAGGCTGAGGAACAGACCAGCGCTGGACCAGTACTCTGACTCAGGCTACCCTCATGAGGAACCTCCTGGTCCAGAGGACTACGGCAGAGACTACCTCTCCTCTCAGGACCTGAAACACAACCCGGGACCACCACCGGCAGGGGGGAG gTACGGAGGTGGCAGCGACCACAAGAGGCCGACGGTGGGCCAGCCCTACGTCTGCCAGTCCTCCCCCACCCATCCCAACCCCCCAGAGAAGCAGCTGTTCCCAGTCCCAGCAGTGGCAGACCAGGACCCCAAAGCCAGACAGGGCCTCCGCAGCTGGAGGATCAACTCCTACCTCAGCACCTACgaagacacaggagaggaggggctGCCACAACCTCTGGGCCCTGATGCTTTCCAAGACCCAGAGTCTGAGGGGAACCCATACGCCAGTGAGGGGTCTGTATCCCGCTTTGAAGCGAGAGAGCCTCCGAATGTCCCCTCCAAGCCTAGACCGGATATCCGACCGCCACGGTACGGCAAGCCCTTCATGCCCGAGAGCACGAGAAAGGACGGGGCCGACAGCAGGAACATAGaacgggagagagcgagagagaaagaccgagagagggaggtgggggggagggaggtTGGGGTGGATGTGGAGATGCCATCGTCGAGGGAGGCTTCGGGAGAGGTCGTGCTCTCCAAACACGAGTCGTTCCGGACACGGATCAACCCGATGCTCCAGAGAAGCTCCCGGCTGCGCTCCTccctcatcttctcctcctccaagACGGAGACCCACCTGGGAGGCCTGGGCATGAAG GTGGCcaatgaggaggatgaggaatcCGACATGCTACACACCACCTCCATCGTCCAACAGATCCTGGAGAAGAGATTTTCCCGGGAACCCTTCGAGTGGCGGAAGAAGGcagaggagaacgagagagagaagaagaagaaagacgAAGAGAAAGAGGTTGTGTTGAAAGAGGAGGCTATGCCCCCCATAGTCGCCCCAGCATCGATAGAGCCCCCCCAGCCGTTGAACATGAATGACCCTGCCAATAGACTGCAGTACTTCAAGGAGCTGGCTGCTAAGAGAAACGCATCCAAAGAGGCCGCGATGAAAGGACCACTTCAGAAGACACCAGACCTCTCAAACACTACTtcttccaccacctcctcctccatcaccacctcttccccctcctcctcctctaccaccacctcctccttctccatcaccacctcttccccctcctcctcctcctctaccaccacctcttcccccaccacctcctcctccaccaccacctcttcccccaccccctcctcctcctctaccaccaacacctcctcctccaccaccacctcttcccccaccacctcctcctccaccaccacttcGTCCACCACCACTTCGTCAACCACCACCACTTCCTCCACCCCCAACCCTTCCCCCACCACCATCTCAGCCCCCAAagtcccctctttctctgtgattgCTCCAGAGCCTGCCCCGATGAAACCACAAGTCCCAGCCACACTAGAGCGAACACGCAAACTGTCCATCACCTCAAGATTCAAAACCTTTGAGCCTTCTACTACCACAGTCCAGAGGAAAGACAGCAGCTCGGAGTCACAGAGGAAAGACAGCAGCTCGGAGTCACAGAGGAAAGACAGCAGCTCGGAGTCACAGAGGAAAGACAGCAGCTCGGAGTCACAGAGGAAAGACAGCAGCTCAGAGTCACAGAGGAAAGACAGCAGCTCAGAGTCACAGAGGAAAGACAAGGAGCCCAGTAAGATTCTGAAGCCTTTCTCTTCTCTGAAGCCGTTCAAGAGCTCCCACCCTCGCCGCGTCTCCTGCGATGAGGAAACGCTAACAACAGATGCCACGGACGCGGAGAAGAGCGAGCTGAAGAAATCTCGCTCCCAAAGCTTGTCCAGTATGTCTCGCGCTGAGTCCAAGGAGGGAAAGAACCTGGGCTCCAGCACCTCCCTCAACACCCTGGGAGGGGAAGGCAAGGTCGACACCAAgcccctggacttcctgaagaaGCAGACCCAGAAACTCAAAG GCTTCCTGGGACCCAAGGACAAGAAGAGCTCCGGGGGTGTGACATCGGCATCCAGCGGAGACAACAAGACGATGAGAACTGTGGTGGAGAGCTCCGAGGAGTCTGGGGCCGCAGCTTCACGCCTAGGCTCCTCGTCTACTGCCGACGCTAAAGCCACAGACTACGTGACTTCCTCAGACAATCACAAAATGACAGGTCCGTCTCGATACCAGACCTCCAGCGGCTCGGTTCTGTTCAGTAGCAACCTGAGAGATGACACCAAGGTCATCCTGGAACAGATTTCTGCCAATAGCCAGAAGAACcgtctggagagaggaggaggaggaggaggaggagaggaggccggaggggagaaggaggtagacatggcaggagagaaaggagggttggagaggaatCCGTTGCTTGGGAGGAACCGCTTCCTAAGGCCCCAGGGCAACCCTCAGGAGAGAGACAGCCTGCTGAAGAGGATGGAGAGCATGAGGAAGGAGAAGAAGGTCTACAGCCGTTTTGAG ATGGGGAATAACCTGGGATAA